Genomic DNA from Acidisoma sp. PAMC 29798:
CCGCGTCATCAGCTTCTGGGAGAAGGAGATGCCCAGCAGCGTGGCGATCCGGCGCATGAAGCCATCCACGGCAAGGCGGCTAAGGGCTGCGCGCGCCGCCCAATAGCCGGCCTGACCCTCGGCGCCCTCACGATGTTCGCTCAGGGCGAAGACCTCCAAGCAGGCGCGCCGGCCGGCCGGTGACGACGGGTCTTCGCCGTAGGATCGCGCGATGCCGGCGATGGACCGCAGCATCAGGCCCGTAGTGAGCGGAATATCCACCATCATGCCCGGCGCGCCCAGGAAGCCGGTCGCGGCGCCACTGATGGTGCTGACCAGCTTGTGGCGTCGGCTGGCCGTGGTCGCGGCAGCGGCCTCGGTCAGGGCGATCTCGTCCATGCCGCGCGTGGCCGCGTCATAGAGCCGATTGAGGCTCAGCTCGACCAGCTTGCGGGCGCTGAAACCGCTATTGTTCATGACGAAGCGACCGGCGGCATTGATGAAGCCTTCGGTCTGGTCGCCGACGAAACTGCCCATGCGGAAGGCGAGGCCGCGCTCGGTGGCGAGGATTTCGGCCGCCGTCCGCAGATGCTCCATATCCTCGGGCACGATGCCGGCGCAGGCATTGCCGAGATCGGCGTCGATCTTGCCGGCCACGACGCTGCCACCCTGGGCGAGTTCGCGGTCGATGGCTTTAGTGGTCCAGCTATCGCTCGGTGCGTTCATCGGATGTCTCCTGTTGCAGGAGATGTGGGGCGAAAGTTTCCCTGCGGGAGGGGGGCTCGCTCAGGTCATGCCTGCGGCGGCGAATTGCCCTTGAGGTAAACGATCACGACTGAGGCAAGGGTCGAAAAGAACGACACCCCGCCGACCCAGGGATTGGCGAAAAGCCCTAAAACGACGGATGCGACGATAAGAACGAGCACGAGCAAAAAGGGTAAAATGCGGTGCAGTGATGCGTCCATGCGCTGCACGTCCGCCGCAGCCTTCTCCATGGCACGGGTGTGGTCCATGTTGATCTCAGCTTGGTTTATGATCCATTCGGCAGCGCCAGGCACCTGCCTATAGGCGATCAACTCGTCCGCCGCCGGCAGTGGTCCGCTCGTCGTCTGAAAGGATATGTGCTGGATGGGTGAGGGCGTCGGCGGAAAAGCCGGCTGACCGGAATAGAGCTTTGGCGGACCCGCTACGGCTGAGCCATCGGGCTCATCTGGGGTATCGGACACGACCGGCCGTC
This window encodes:
- a CDS encoding EcsC family protein codes for the protein MNAPSDSWTTKAIDRELAQGGSVVAGKIDADLGNACAGIVPEDMEHLRTAAEILATERGLAFRMGSFVGDQTEGFINAAGRFVMNNSGFSARKLVELSLNRLYDAATRGMDEIALTEAAAATTASRRHKLVSTISGAATGFLGAPGMMVDIPLTTGLMLRSIAGIARSYGEDPSSPAGRRACLEVFALSEHREGAEGQAGYWAARAALSRLAVDGFMRRIATLLGISFSQKLMTRVVPVIGAAAGGALNYAFMDYYQQMARVHFSIRALERRYDPEQVRACLDRLVEQARAANRRRSRRVQGQPTLLPPMPAEVG